CGACGACTCGAGAAAGCAGTCATCGCCGCCAAGCAGAGGACCAGGAAGCCCGGTATCAGCAGGTTCTCAGACGTGACAAGGTTGGAGTAGACGAGGAACGACGGGTAAGCGACCACGACGGCCGTCGCAATGGCGCGCACTCCTGTCGGGACTTTCGGGGCTAGGCGTCCGGCCAGGGCGTAGACCAGCGCGGCAGTGATCCCGGCCAGGAGAGCGTTGATGACCAATGCCTCCCGGTACACGGTGTAAGCGGCGGTGCTGAACCACCACAAGGGAACAAGTAGGAGGCTGTAACCAGGGTTGACCCCGGCTCCCGGGTAGCCGTGAGTGTGCAATGGCGGCCCGCCGAGAGCCAAATAGTGGCCGGCGTACAAGTACGCGAACTCGTCCTCGTGCACGACCGGGGCCTTGACGGGTATTGCAAGCAGCAGATGCAGCCCAACTGTCAGGAGAAAGAGGAGCCAAGGGGCGGCCCTGGCGAGAGAGAGCTTTGCTACTTGCTGATCGAGAGGCCTCTCGACGACGGGCCGTAGCCTGCTGGCCGGCTCTCGGGCGACTTCCTTGACGGAGGGCTCACCCGCCGGACCGCTCCCGTCTTCAGGACGCGCCACGGAGCGCAGCGTACCGATCGTTGATGGCGGCCTCTAATGGCCCTTGCCGTCGTGGGCACAAGACATTCTCGACGTTCCGGACGAGGACGCGGCGAGAGGGGTGGCCGAGCTCAGGGTCGAGCTGAGGCAGGAAGGGGCTTGAAGAACACCGGGTCATGCCGTGGTGGACAGAGTTTCGAATGGACAGGGGCCAATGCCTTGTGGCTCGAGGACGAGGTTGGGGTGCGCCCCGCTTCGTGTCGCGGCTCAGCGTAGGCCTGCGTGCCGATCACCCGGGCGCCGCTCGGGAGTCAGCTCACGTCGGGCGGGTGAGGCTTGCGCCGACGAAGCCGGCGATCGCGTAGTCGACGTGGCAACTGATCCGCTGGGCGCGGGCGACCCCGAGAATCGCACTCGTAGTATCGCTCGGGCGATGCTGTAGCCATCTCGAGCCGACAGCTTCTTTCCTTCACTGACCGTACGAGCGTTGTACGTGACCGGCAGCTCGACGATTTGGTGACTGTGGCCTAACAGACGGCATGTGATTTCACCGTCAAGATCGAAGCCTTCACAGCGGAGATCGAGAGCTCTCGCCACATCGGCGCGCAGCACCTTGTAGCAGGTGAGAACATCCGTCAAGTGAGCGCGAAAGAGCACGTTCACGAGCCACGTCAACGCCCGATTCCCGAGATAGTTGACGAGGGGCGCGCCAGCGCGCCCCCGTTTGAACCGCGATCCGAAGACCACTTGTGACCCGCCCTCCATGAGCGGTCGGAGTAGCGCTGGGATCTGCGCTGGGTCCAGCTCGAGGTCGGCGTCCTGGACCATTACGATGTCTCCGGTGGCTCGTTCGAAGCCCGTCCGTACGGCTCGGCCCCTTCCACGAGCCTCCTCCTCCAGGACGAGGACCACCTGAGGCTCCGGCGGGAGCCCGAGCAGCGCCTCGCGCGTGCCGTCCGTCGAGGCTCCGTCGACAACGATGATCTCCTTGGGAATTCCGCACGCAACAGCGCGCAAACGCTCGAGCAGCGTGAGCACGGTGTCGCGCTCGTTTCGGACCGGCACCACGACCGAGAGTTTCATCAATCCTGCTGGCCGAGGAGACTGGCAGAATCAATCAGTTGCTCAACTCGGTCGATCGCCAGCCATGTCCCAGTGAAGGGGTATGACACGACTTGGTACCCTTTTGCGATCGCGGAATTGAGAAGGTCCGGCATCTGGTAGGGGGCTCCCTCAGGTATAAGGTCAAGTGCAGACCAGCGGAGCATATAGATGCCTGCGTTCACCTTTTCTGTGAGTGCCGGCTTCTCGACGATCCGCGTGATGCGGTCACCATCGAGATCGATCACGCCGTACGGATGCCGAAGCTCGTAATCGCGGGTGACCACGGTAATTTCCTGACCACCTCGCTCGTGAAAGTCGACCAGAGCCGGAACGTCGAGTTCGGTAAGGAGATCGCCGTTCATTACGAACAATGAATCGTCGGGTTTGGATGTGGCGCCAAACTGCGTCCGTATGAGGGCCAAGGGGCCTGCGGTCCCGAGGGGCTCAGATTCACGACAATACTCGATGTGCACTCCAAGGTGTGAGCCGTCTCCAAAGTACGTTTCAATTAAATCAGCACGGTAGCCAACCGCGATTACGAGGTCACACAATCCAAATTGTCGGAGCCTCCGAACAATCTCCTCGAGAATCGGGCGTTCGCCGATGGGAAGAAGAGGCTTCGGTATCGCGTACGTCAAGGGACGCATGCGAACACCAAGACCGCCCGCGAGCAGAACGCTCTTCATCACGCGTACTCCTCCGTTCAAATACTCGTGAAGATGCCGGAATCATTCACTGGCCCACGAAGACCCGTCAGCCAGGGACACTTGGTGCGGGTGTGCAGGTTGAAACGCCTTCGAAACTCTTGGTTAGCAGTCGAGAGATACCTCGACGCCGGCTTCTGCAAAGACGAAGGAGGGGAGTTCCGCCGCGCCGATCTGTCGATCGCGAATGGCAAATAGCCGTACTCAGTCCGCCAATATACATGATACCACAATATCGCTGACGCGATCTTGACTCGTTTGTTCGAGCGTTGAGGACGATGGCAGCGCAAGCGCGCGATGCCAGAGATCTTCAGCGATCGCGCCGGACCCGACAAGGCGCGCATCGGCATGGGGGCGCTGTAGGTGAAGGGGTCTCCAGATAGGGCGCGCATCGATGTCGGCCTCGGTCAGGGACAGCCGGACGCGATCCCTGGTTTCGTGGTCGTCGAACAGGACGGCGTACAGCCAGCCGGATCGCTTGTGCGGACCTTGGGGCGGAAGGGTGAGTCCACTCAGGCCGGCAAAGGCCTGGTCGTAGCGCTCCGCAACAGCACGCCTGCGTTTGAGAAGCGAATCGAATCTCTCGAGCTGCGCCAAGCCGAGCGCTGCGGCAATATTGGTCAGGCGATAGTTATAGCCAATCATGTCGTGGTCGTATTCGTCCTGGCTGGCTCGGGCCTGAGTCGAGAGGTGGCGCACCCTGGTCGCGAACGCGGCGTCTTCCGACGCGACGAGGCCGCCTCCGCCGGTCGTGATCAGCTTGTTTCCGTTGAACGAGTAGCACCCCGCCAAGCCCGCGGTTCCTGCCATCTGGCCGCTGAGTGGTCCGCTGTCCCACTCCGCCCCGATAGCCCCGGCGGCGTCCTCAATGACGGGGATACCATGAGCGTCGGCGACGGCCAGAATTCGGCCCACGTCTGCTGGGTAGCCGAGGA
This is a stretch of genomic DNA from Acidimicrobiales bacterium. It encodes these proteins:
- a CDS encoding sugar phosphate nucleotidyltransferase, translating into MKSVLLAGGLGVRMRPLTYAIPKPLLPIGERPILEEIVRRLRQFGLCDLVIAVGYRADLIETYFGDGSHLGVHIEYCRESEPLGTAGPLALIRTQFGATSKPDDSLFVMNGDLLTELDVPALVDFHERGGQEITVVTRDYELRHPYGVIDLDGDRITRIVEKPALTEKVNAGIYMLRWSALDLIPEGAPYQMPDLLNSAIAKGYQVVSYPFTGTWLAIDRVEQLIDSASLLGQQD
- a CDS encoding DegT/DnrJ/EryC1/StrS family aminotransferase: MSASRLPLLEPELTAREATYLSECVTSGYVSSVGPLVPRFEETIAEILGVKHAVACVSGTAALHLSLAALDLPATSEVFVSDLTFIATANAASYLGLRPVLVDSEPQSWNMDPSAVADELARRSARGERMPGAIIPVHILGYPADVGRILAVADAHGIPVIEDAAGAIGAEWDSGPLSGQMAGTAGLAGCYSFNGNKLITTGGGGLVASEDAAFATRVRHLSTQARASQDEYDHDMIGYNYRLTNIAAALGLAQLERFDSLLKRRRAVAERYDQAFAGLSGLTLPPQGPHKRSGWLYAVLFDDHETRDRVRLSLTEADIDARPIWRPLHLQRPHADARLVGSGAIAEDLWHRALALPSSSTLEQTSQDRVSDIVVSCILAD
- a CDS encoding glycosyltransferase family 2 protein is translated as MKLSVVVPVRNERDTVLTLLERLRAVACGIPKEIIVVDGASTDGTREALLGLPPEPQVVLVLEEEARGRGRAVRTGFERATGDIVMVQDADLELDPAQIPALLRPLMEGGSQVVFGSRFKRGRAGAPLVNYLGNRALTWLVNVLFRAHLTDVLTCYKVLRADVARALDLRCEGFDLDGEITCRLLGHSHQIVELPVTYNARTVSEGKKLSARDGYSIARAILRVRFSGSPAPSGSVATSTTRSPASSAQASPARRELTPERRPGDRHAGLR